The genomic region CCACCTCTCTGCCTCCATGGGCCAAAACAAGCTCAACAGTGAGTGACCTGCCCAGGAGGGAATTACATCCTCTTGAATATCAACATAGCGTATTTTAGTGGTGTGCATTCATGGATGCCAAAGGAAGCCAGTCTTTCCTAAAAAATTGACCAAGAAAAAGATATACAATTATTtatctttcatctctctgtgttttcataatttcCCTTCAATTCGGAAGAGGCtgaatgtacactatatatacaaaagtatgtggacaccacttcatattagtagattcggctatttcagccacacccattgctgacaggtgtataacgttgagcacacagccatgcaaccttCATAggttgactttcaacgtggcaccatcataggatgccacctttccaacaagtcagtttgtcaaatttctgccctactagagctgccccagtcaactgtaagtacttttattgtgaagtggaaatgtctaggagcaacaacggctcagccacgaagtggtaggccacacaagctcaaagaacgggaccaccgagtgctgacgCCCATAGCGGGTAAAAATGTTCTGTCCTCGTTTGCAAGACTAACTACCGAGTaacaaactgcccctggaagtaatgtcagcacaataactgttggtcagcatgaaatgggtttccatggtcgagcagccgcacacaagcctaagatcaccatgtgctatgccaagcgtcggctggagtggtgtaaggctttggcggatgccaggagagcgctgcctgccccaaagcatagtggcaactgtcaagtttggtggaggaggaataatggtctggggatgctTTTCCTGAttcgggttaggccccttagtggcagtgaagagaaatcttaacgttacagcatacaatgacattctagatgattctgtgcttccaactttgtggcaacagtttggggaaggccctttcctgtttcagcatgacaatgcccctgtgcacaaagcgaggtccatgcaggaatggtttgtcgagatcggtgtggaagaacttgactggcctgcacagagccctgacctcaaccccatcgaacacctttgggctgaattggaacaccgactgcgacccaggcctaatcgccaaacatcagtgcccaacctcactaatgctcttgtggctgaatggaagcaagtccctgcagcaatgttccaacatctagtggaaagctttcccagaagagtggaggctgttatagcagcaaatggggaccaactccatattagtaatcatgattttggaatgagatgttcaacgagccggtgtccacatacttttggtcatgtagtgtatcacgGTCGCTAGGAAAattaactaacaggttatagagcaaacaacacaattatcacaacacacagGTTGTGATATGGCTTTTTTTCCTGGCTTCCATAGTGatttttacccacgcaccgctactgtAGTACATTCATCCATTTCAGCAGGGGAAAAAAGCATCTAATGATCATTTTGTTTGTCTTTTAGATGTATCAAAATATCCCAGTGATGAGTACGGTTACCTGGTTCCTACTCCGTTCATCCTGGCCAATAGCACCTCCTGCATCCTGTCCAAGCCCAGGCCAGGAATACCCCCAAATAATGAGAACTCTCACCCAAATCCCCAGGTCATTGCCTTGGACAACACGCCATCTCAGAGCCATCACCCTTGTGTACCCCCTGAGGTCAATGTTGTGGTGATACCCCCTCCATCAAAGCCCAAAGACTACCCTTGTCAGAGACCACCCCCTTCACCCAGGGGCCCTCTGTCCTATGAGGCCCTAGTGCAGCTGAGGAAGAGTGCATCCACAAAGAGAACCCTTCAAAGTGCCACAGCTGAGACCAGAGACTGGAACAGGCAGCCCTCTTCATCAGCCGTTCCCATTGACCTACACCATGGGAGCACACCCAGAGACCCCTCAGTCACCCCAGCCCAGGTCACACTCCCCCAAGAGCCCAGCAAGCAGAATGACAGTCCTCCAGTAGTGTTCCCAAAACCCCCCAAAATACCCTCCCACATTACCCTGAATACCCAAAAGGTTACAGCCAACCCCATCACAGACTCCAGTGCCCCTTCCTTGAGCTCATCACCCACTGACAGGCATTTGTCGGACTCCCAAAAAGTGAGAAAGGAGGCCCTGCAGAAGCTGGGGCTCCTGAGAGACAGTAATGAGTCCCAACCTAAGTCTGTTACGCCACTGTGCTCCTCTAAATTTCACTCCACCTGTGACCCAACTTCAGCCAGTGTGGGAGTTAAAGCTCAACCCCACGGTAACTCAACAAGAAGTCAGCCCTCATCCACCTCCCAAGGACCCAGAGAACCAAGCAGCAGGCCGGTACAAAGCAGCAGCTTCCTACATCGCTCTAGGAGTGAGGAGCAGCGCCCCATACCACCCTCACACCTGACCAAACCCAGTGGGGTCAAAGCTGTCACCCTAGAGCGTTCTGGGGTGGGGCTTGGGACCTATGTGGCCGACCACCGGAACCCTCCCCAGGGTGGACGTTGCACCCCACCTGCTCCCACCAAAGCCCCAGAGCAGGAGAAAACAACCCTCGCTGCCCAGCCAGTGTCCACCCACAAGACCCCGCACTGCCCGGGCTTCAGTGTGGTGATGGTGCCCAGCATGGGAGAAGACAGACGAGAGGCTCTTAGGAAGCTGGGGCTGCTGAAAGACTAGGCCTGGAGAGAAGGTAGCCATATCTCTTCCCAGTGGTTAAATGGATATATAAAAGGGGTATCAAATGGAACAGACTTCCAGCACCGTAGGCAGAGAAGCAGCATAAAGAGGGAATCGAATGGATTTCTGTAAATATATTTTAGCACTGAACGTGCTGGTTTATCAGGAAAATACCTTCTTTCTTCCTTTTCTGTCTGTAAAACCTCTTACTGCAGTTTAGTTTTCATGTCAGTTGTTTATTAACATGATATTTGCAAATTGTTTTTAAAGGATTTTGCTGTTACAGAATCAGTCACTGCACACTTATACAGTAGATCAGAGGAATGAATGCAACAGGCTGCTTATtcagagaggttgggttaaatgcggaagacacatttcagttgaatgcattcagttgtacaactgactgggtatccccctttcctattCATCATATTTTTGGTATAATTGCTGTGTAACAGACTGCGTTCATGGTATGCTTGAGATGAGAACATCTATTTGACCATATATATTTTGTCTTCTCTAATGCATATTTGTTTTTGGTCCATATCTCTAAAGGCCATACATGCAATTGTGTTAGGGCCCATTGTACCTTTGAGAGGACATTCTGGGCTTTTCAATGATCTCACTTGTGAGGGTGTGACTTGATTTTTTTCTGCCTGGTTCTTCAAAAATGGCAACCATCACAATTAGCACATTTTATAGTAAGGGTAGCATTTTTGTGATTTTGATATTCAAATTATTTCTAATAGGTAAATATAATTTCTTCACATTAAATAAGATATTGTTAATAAAGTGGACATCAAGATGTGCTGTTTTTCACGTACTGTCCCCATTTactgtaaagttttttttatttttaaattgacTATAAACAGAGTCCCAAAGAAACATTTATTCACCCAAAACACCTTTCCACCTGCCTTACCTATCTCCCCCTCGATGCACCCTCCTCTCTTACAGACTACTCATTTTACACATGCCACTTTCGCAATGAGAAAGCCTACTCAGATATCTGTGTGTTATCAGATTATCTTGGACTGCACCTCTATGAACTTGTCCTACTGAACAGACTGACCAGTGCTTTCTTTTCTGTGCTGGTCATTCTTGATGTCCAAAGAACTCTTTATTTTCATTTAACGGTATAAGAGAAAGGTAGTATCTTATATCTTGTTGGAATGCTCTCTGGTAATTGTCATATCATCAGTGGTACCACTGCAGTTCTCTCTCAGTGAGGTATTATTATTATAGTGGAGCCGTATCCATGTCTGAGCCGAGTACTTTCATACGATGGTGTCACATCTCGCAACTGAAAGAACCGCGGTCGGTCAAGTCGTATTGAACAATAGGCAATGGCTAGATTTTTTTCATCTAAGTGGGAAACACGATACGGAGAAAGAAGAGATGGTTTGATTCATCGATATTCAGATGAAAGGGACACACAACCCTGAATGATTTTCCATTGTGATGGTAATGTACGTGGTTAGGGACATTACCTTAAATGTCATATTCAGAATTGTCAGAGGTACTGGAATTTGTCATTTTCTGGAatgctaaatacatttttttgccGAGGAAGCCTGGCTCAGATTGCTTGTAAAAACCAATTCAAGTTGGCTGTGTCACTCAGCTCCCTGGAGATCACAAGGTCGCTCCACACTTGTCTTGTTTGCAGACAACAGGGAGGTTTGTCTTTGACACATCTTTTCAGAGGCCAGGAAACCGGAGGCTAACCTACACGGTCATCTGTGGCCTGTTAACACTCTGCTAATATGACAACACCACCCTGGCCGCAGAGCACTCGTTGAGTCATCCATCTGATGTCACATTGAAACTGGTCTAACATGTTTGGCTCTCGGATCTAATTTCTTCCCTGATGGTGAAGATGACCTTCCTATTACTGATGCTCACAGCTAAATATTTTACAAACAGTCGCATTCTGTGAAGTGATTGAGAACTAGATATGAAATGAACAAGATCTACAGAAAATATATTGTATTAACAGTTCATCCAAAAACCACAACAGTGATAAATAATACATTCAGGGTTGGATAACCCATATCACAGCATTAAGAGTCAGTGCAAGCACTATGGTGTGTGGCATTAGGTAGTAGCATAATGTTAGCTAACATTTAAAAAGGTACTAAAAAACAAACACACCAGTAACATCACATTGCCAGACCAAGTGTCCATGTAAATGTGACATTATATTGCTGGTTAGCAAAAGTTCAATAGTTCACCAACACCACAGGGTCAATCACAGTGAATTAACGAAATACTCTACCAAAACAAGTCAACAAATAGTGAGGTCTCTAGGAGTCAAAAAGGGTGGCAGGTAAAAATTGAGAGGTTGCAGAAGAGTTCCCCTCTAGCCCAGCTCTCTCAGTTCCCCTCATAGGGGATGTGCGTTTTGCTTTTCTTCCTCTTCACCTTGCCATTGGATGGGGTGATCCCCAGTGACTCGAGGCGGAAGGGGCGAGGGAGGAGGGATTCAGTGCTGAGTGAGGGGCCGATGTTGGAGCCGCTGGAGGTCAGGTGAGGCGTCCCGTTCCCCTGGGGTGCTGAGTGAACTGCTGCAGGGGAAGAGGTCATCAGTGGGACAACAGCAAATATAGAGCAAAGGATCTGTTGAAGTTAAGTGGATAGCAGgctagattttttaaatgtttccaGTAACTGACTTGGACCCTTATATAACAATTGTATACTAGCAAGCAGTACGTTGGTATTATATGTGGTGCTATAATTGTCACATTTTATTTGAATGTTCATTCCAAAAGTTTCTGAATTGTATTATTTTCTTATAATTTCAGGCACCTCCCCCTTCGACCTGCACACCTTATTAAATACCAATTCATAGTTTGCCTGTTTTTATGTTAACATTAACTACACCTCAGTCACagttgtgcttctacatctgcattgcctgctgtttggggttttagactgggtttctgtataagcactttatgacatctgctgatgtaaaaaatggctttataaatacatttgatttgagttgtaACTCCAGTGACAGTTGAACTCCGATAAGAGTGACCTCTGCAGTTTTCCGTAAGAAAAAACCCCTATCCATGTATAACATTTACAGTAAGAGCAGTGAAAATACACTGGGCTGGGCGAGGCTAACATAGTTTATTTGtgtaaatacagtacatttttAGTGAGCAGATCTGCTCTCCCTCCTGTAGCCTGGGCTGTGGGGTCAGGGGAAGGGCCTGTAGCGCCTGGTCTTACCCAGTCCCTTCAGTGGCTCACCGCCCAGCAGCTGGTTGGCTCTCTTAGGCTTGAAGTAGTTGCTGGCGAAGTTCTCGCTGTCGCTGCGGTTCAACATCTCCTTATATCGGTCCTCGTCATCCTGCACAAAAGATAGGCAACAATGAGGGACCATAGACATTTTATGTTTTAATTATCATATCCCATATGGAACGTTTTTAAAAAGATGAGTACCCACCTGAAAGGACTCTCCTGTGTCAGCCACTGAGCTCCTGCGTACAGAGAGCCTCTGAGCTGAAGGAGCTACTGCTGAAAGAGAAACGGGACAGAGGATCCACGCAATCTCAACATATAAATCTACACAAAAAGTCCATCTACTAAAAATGTGAACATTAATCCTATCTTCAAAGAAATCCTCACAACATAATTTCTCCCCGTCCTACACTCACCTGATGGCAGGGCCATTTTCTGCACCACCACCTCAGGTAGCCTCCAGGTGGCACCGTCTTCATCCCAGGTGGCCTCCTTCCGCAGGCGGTCCAGGTTGCTGTAGTTGCAGTCACGGCGGACCAGAGGGGCCATGCGCTCCAGCAGTGCCTGCAGCAAATGGCCCTCCCTCTCCAGCCTGCGGACGGTGGCCAGGTAGTCATTTCTCTCTAGTTCAAACTCTGCCTGCAGGTCCCGGATCTCCAGCTTGGCCGCCTTCAGCTGTGAAATCACATCAGGAGAACACCACTTAAAACTAGACCATACAGGCTTAGGTTTACTCTTAAGCCTTATATCTATATCACAGTTCATAATGTATTCTTAACAGAATCAGCAATCAGAATCAATAATAAAAATGTGCGTAAGAAATCTAGTACAGGAACATGCGTGCTAGTAGATAAATCATTAATCTGGCATTTATTTGCCATGAAGATGTCCCACCTTGCCCTGGGTGTTCTCTAGGAGCCGACTCTTAGCATGGACCTCCTCCTGGATGGAGTCGTAGACATTGAGCATCACATTGTCACTCTCCTCACGGTTCTCTGCCAGGGCCTCAATCAGCTGCTTCTTCCTCTGGTCTGCCAGGGTCTTCCTCTGTCGGTGTCTCTGCTGTAACTCCTTGTTCCGAGCCTGCTCCCCTCCCACCACTTCCTGCTCCAACTGCTGCAGCCTGGAGACAAGACAGGGCACCATgtcacactatcacaccactggaCATGATGTTATACAAAGGGTATATTGTGGGTGTGTGGTCACTCACCTCTCGAGGACATGCTTCTGGTCCAGAGGGCCTGGGGTGCCAATGGGAGGGGAGTCCGCATTCTCCTCCCCCTCAGACTCTGTCTGGACACTGGTCACCTGGCGAGATGTCTGTGTCTGGCTCACCTACAAGAAGAGAAGTTACACACGTCATTAAAGGGACCGCTCCATTCTGATGTGTACTTCTACAAAATGCATGCATAACCTGTTATCCACAAGTACTGGGAACTTGAGGCATGTGTACCTTGGCCAGGGCTGGTTCCAAATCCGCATGCTCATGTGGGGCAGCAGTGACACAGCATGATTCCTCC from Oncorhynchus kisutch isolate 150728-3 linkage group LG5, Okis_V2, whole genome shotgun sequence harbors:
- the LOC109891039 gene encoding specifically androgen-regulated gene protein, whose amino-acid sequence is MDSAGSCDSVFSMNSGFSDNSLKHLSAEERACLMFLEETIESLETEEDNGLSNDEPDCLPTTGNVATKMAHLSASMGQNKLNNVSKYPSDEYGYLVPTPFILANSTSCILSKPRPGIPPNNENSHPNPQVIALDNTPSQSHHPCVPPEVNVVVIPPPSKPKDYPCQRPPPSPRGPLSYEALVQLRKSASTKRTLQSATAETRDWNRQPSSSAVPIDLHHGSTPRDPSVTPAQVTLPQEPSKQNDSPPVVFPKPPKIPSHITLNTQKVTANPITDSSAPSLSSSPTDRHLSDSQKVRKEALQKLGLLRDSNESQPKSVTPLCSSKFHSTCDPTSASVGVKAQPHGNSTRSQPSSTSQGPREPSSRPVQSSSFLHRSRSEEQRPIPPSHLTKPSGVKAVTLERSGVGLGTYVADHRNPPQGGRCTPPAPTKAPEQEKTTLAAQPVSTHKTPHCPGFSVVMVPSMGEDRREALRKLGLLKD